A stretch of DNA from Bacillota bacterium:
CCACATACGCCTGCAACGTCCCCACCTGCGCCGGCGTGAACATCGGCTCCGCGACCACCACCGCGTCGCACGCGCACGGCTTCAACCGCACCTCCAACCCCGCGCCATCGCGCAGGCACTGCCGTAAACGCTCACGCCAACCTGCATCTGGACAGAGAAGCCAAACCACCGGCATGTCAGACACCTCGCCACAGAAGATGCTGAAACGAGTATAAAACCGCGCGAGCAGGTTGTCAAGCGAAGGCACCGCACGGGAGCGTCTGGCTCGTGTGTTATAATGATGAGGGCGCGAGGAAACACCCCACAGGAGGACGACGGATGATTTGCGTGATTGGCGGAGCTGGTTACATCGGCTCGCACTGTGTGAAAAGACTGCTCGAACGCGGCTACGAAGTCATCACTCTGGACAATCTGGAAGCAGGGCACCGGGCGGCTGTGGTTGGTGGTGATTTCGTGCAGGGCGATTATACGAGCAGGGAGGTTCTGGACGCACTGTTCACCAGCTACCCGATAGAATGTGTGATGCACTTTGCCGCCTATGCATCTGTTGCCGACAGCATGACCGACCCCGCGAAGTTCTACCGTCTGAACGTTGTCGGAGGCTACACGCTGCTGGAGGCGATGCGTGAACATCACGTCCCCTATCTCATCTTCTCCTCCAGCGCGGCTACCTATGGGGAACCTCAACAGATACCCATCCCCGAAGACCATCCGCAGCAGCCGACCAACGCTTACGGCGAGACCAAGCGCGCCTTCGAGCAGATGTTGCGGTGGTACGACATGGCATTCGGGCTGCGCTCGATCAGCCTGCGCTACTTCAACGCTGCCGGTGCCGACCCCGAGGGACAATTAGGCGAGGACCACCACCCCGAAACGCACCTGATACCGCTTGTGCTGCTGACCGCACTGGGCAAACACCCCGTGATCAGGATATTCGGCACGGACTATGACACCCCCGACGGCACTGCCATCCGCGACTATATCCATGTTACCGACCTTGCGGACGCCCACATTCTCGCCTATGAGGCGCTGAAACGCGGCGCGCCCACCACTGCCTACAATCTGGGCAACGGGTTGGGCTATTCGGTGCGCGAGGTCATCCGCACCGCCGAAGAGGTCGTCGGGCATCCTGTCCCGCAGGAAGAGGCTCCGCGCCGTGCGGGCGACCCCGCGCGGCTGGTGGCAAGTGCAGAGCGTGCCAGACGGGAACTGGGCTGGCGACCCCAGTACGCGGAACTGCATACCATCATCGAAACCGCGTGGCGGTGGCACTCTGCTCACCCGGATGGCTATGGCGACAGGGCATGACGGTTCTCCCCGCCATCGCTTTGCACCGGCGAAGGGTAACTCTTGCGACGGAAAGAATAGAAGATAGAGATGTGATGAAGGGAGGTGCGCCCCATGAAACTGGGGTTTGTCAGCGCGATATTACCCGACCTTTCTCTGCAAGAGGTCATGCAGTTCGCTGCCGAAGAGGGCTTTGATTGCGTGGAGATCATGTGCTGGCCCGTTGGTAAGGCGGAGAGACGCTATGCTGGCGTCACCCATATCGACGTGGCTACTTTAGACGATGCAAAAATCGCGGAAATCAAAGCACTCTGCGAGCGCACCGGCGTTTCTATCAGCGGTCTGGGCTATTACCCGAACGTGCTTTCCCCCAACCCGGAGGAAGCCAGCGCATGCCTTGAACACCTGAAGAAGGTGATCGCCGCGTCGGCGAAGCTGGGCATCGGGCTGGTGAACACCTTTATCGGGCGCGACTGGACGCGCTCGGTCGAAGACAACTGGGCGCGCTTTGTGGAGGTGTGGAAACCGCTGATCGGCTACGCCGAGAGCCTTGGCGTGCGCATCGGCATCGAGAACTGCCCCATGCTTTTCACACGCGACGAGTGGCCCGGCGGCAAGAATCTTGCCACCTCGCCCGCTATCTGGCGCAGGATGTTCGCAGAGATACCCAGTGACTACTTCGGACTGAACTTTGACCCGTCACACTTCGTCTGGCAGCAGATGGATTACCTGAAGCCCCTGCGCGAGTTCAGCCACAAACTGTTCCACATCCACGCGAAAGACGCGCGCGTTGACAGGCATCGGCTGGACGAGGTGGGCATCCTTGCCACGCCGCTGGAGTATCACGTGCCCAAGCTGCCCGGTCTGGGTGATGTGGACTGGGGCAAGTTCTTCTCGGTGCTCAGCGACGTCGGCTACGAGGGACCGGTGTGCATTGAAGTGGAGGACCGCGCCTACGAGAAAACGCTGGAAACGCGCAAGCACGCGTTGTGCCAGTCCGCACGATACCTGCGCCAGTTCATGAGTGGAGGGAGATAAGCCATGGACTACACCTATCGCGACATCGCCAAAATGATTGACCATTCCCTGCTGAACCCGGCACTGACCGATGCCGAGCTGGAAGCCGGTTGCTGGCTCGCGCGGGAGTATGATGTCGCCAGCGTATGCATCAAACCCTACTATCTGAAGCGATGTGCGGATCTGCTGGCAGGCAGCGAGGTTCTCCCCAGCACCACCATCGGGTTTCCACACGGCGGACATACCACCGCCATCAAAGTCGCCGAAGCGAAGCAGGCGCTGGACGACGGCGGCATCGAGCTGGACATGGTGGTGAACATCGGCAAGGTGCTGAGCGGCGACTGGAACTACGTGCGTGATGACATCCGCGCCGTCGTGGAGGTCACACATGAGCGCGGCGGCATCGTGAAAGTCATCTTCGAGAACTGTTACCTGCAGGACGAGCACAAGATCCGGCTGTGCGAAATATGCGCAGAGGTGGGCGCGGACTTTGTGAAGACCTCCACGGGCTTTGCGCCGGGCGGCGCCACCATCGAGGACCTGAAACTGATGCGCAAACACTCGCCACCGCACGTGCAGGTGAAGGCAGCTGGCGGCATTCGCACGCTGGACGCTTTGCTGGATGTGCGTGCCATCGGTGTGACCCGCGTGGGTGCCACACGCACGGTGGAGATTCTGGAAGAGTGCAAGCGCAGGCTGGAGGCAGGCAGTCGCGCAGATTAATACGGGCGGATTGTATCACTTGGTCATGCGGGTTCGCGTGTAGTTAACGTGGGCAGTGGAGCAGTGTTGTGAGAAGCCCAAAAACTGTCAGATTATGGAGCGGGGGACGGGAATCGAACCCGCACCGCCAGCTTGGAAGGCTGGAGCTCTGCCATTGAGCTACCCCCGCACCGCTGGTCGGGGTGACTGGACTCGAACCAGCGACCTCTTGGTCCCAAACCAAGCGCTCTACCAACCTGAGCTACACCCCGACCTCCGCGCTATTATTATAGTCCAAAACGGAGCGTACGTCAAGCCACACGCGGTCTATTCTTCCGCTGTCCAACCACAACCCTGACCAAAAAACGCGCACTTGCAGGAATCCTCCCGCCTGCTCCAGAAAGCGTACCGTAACCTTGTCAGCACAGAGGAAAGGAGTGTTCACAGCATGGAGATTGGCATACTGACCGCACCTTTTGGTGGAGAACCTCTGGAGGTTGTGGCAGCCTTCGCGGGCGAGCACGGCTTCGCTGCACTCGAAGTCGCTTCGGGACCGGGTTCCAAACATATCGACATCACGAACTTCACGCAGGCAGACGCCGACCGCGTCCTGGAACTGATGGAGCGACGTGCACTGCGCATCAGTAGTCTGGCGATGTACACCAATACCACGCCCGCTGACCCGCAGGAGCGTGCGAGGGTGATTGACCTTCTGAAAAAAGCGGTGGACGCTGCAAAGCTGCTGGGCGTCGACGTGGTGTGTACTCTGGGTGGGATGCCCGTGCCCGGCAAGGATAAATTCAAGACCATTCAGGAAGATTGCATGCAGGTCTTCCCGCCTGTGCTGGATTACGCGGGCGAGCGTGGTATCAAGATCGCACTGGAGAACTGGTACGCTACCAACATGCAGGGTCTGGAGCACTGGAAGTGCATGTTCGACGCCATTCCGCACGAGAACTTCGGCTTGAACTTTGACCCATCGCACCTGATATGGCAGGGCATCGACTACATCGCGGCGGTGCACCACTTCGGGAAACGTATCTTCCACACACACGCCAAAGACACCGAAATCCGCGAGGACAAACTGCGCTGGCTGGGTAATCAGGCACATGGCTGGTGGCGCTACGTGATTCCCGGCTTCGGCGCGGTGCGCTGGGGCGAATATATCGGCGCGCTGAGAGCCGTCGGCTACGATGGCGTGCTCTCCATCGAACATGAGGACAGCGCATTCGGACGCGAAGAGGGCTTCCTTGCCGGCAAGCGATACCTGAGCCAGTTCGTATAGGAGGGTACGTGACGATGGCATACCTGCTGGGCGTCGACGTGGGTACCAGCGGTACCAAGGCACTGCTCATCGACCAGAGCGGAAAGGTGGTTGCCCGTGCGGTCAGTGAGTACCCGCTGTATACCCCGAAGCCCCTGTGGGCAGAACAGGAACCCGCTGACTGGTGGCGAGCTACCTGCGAGAGCATCCGTGAAGTGCTGCGTCAGTCAGGCATCACCGGCGAAGAGGTGCAGGGCGTCGGTTTGTCCGGGCAGATGCACGGCTCGGTATTTCTCGATGAGAATAATCAGGTGATCCGCCCTGCCATCCTGTGGTGCGACCAGCGCACGGCGGCGGAGTGCGCGTGGATTACCGAAACGGTCGGGCGTGAGCGTGTGGTGGAGCTGACGTCTAACCCGGTTTTAACGGGCTTTCAGGCAGGCAAGATTATCTGGTTGCGCAATAACGAGCCAGAGGCGTACGCCCGTGTGCGCAGGGTGTTGTTGCCCAAAGACTACATCCGCTACCTGCTCACCGGTGAGTACGCGACAGAGGTCTCGGACGCCTCGGGCACGTCGCTGTTCAATGTGCGAAAGCGCCAGTGGGCAGACGAGGTGCTGGATGCCATCGGCATCCCGCGCGAGTGGATGCCCAAAGTGTACGAGTCGCCCGAAATCACCGGACGCATCACCGCCGAAGCGGCAGCAGCAACTGGACTGAAAGAGGGCACACCCGTTGTAGGCGGCGGCGGCGATCAGGCGGCGGGCGCGGTGGGCAACGGCATCGTGGAGACGGGCGTGGTATCGGTATCGGTGGGCACTTCGGGAGTGGTGTTCGCCTTTGCCGATGAGCCGGTGGTAGACCCCGGCTTGCGCACGCACACCTTCTGCCACGCGGTGCCCGGCAAGTGGCACGTGATGGGTGTGATGCTATCGGCGGGGGGAAGCCTGCGCTGGTGGCGCGATGCCTTCGCTACCGAGGAGAAGAGCGTCGCCTCCGCAATGGGAGTAGACCCCTACGAGCTGATTACCGCTGAGGCGGCACAGGCTCCGCTGGGCACGGAAGGCTTAATCTTCCTGCCTTACCTCACCGGCGAACGCACCCCGCACGCAGACCCACACGCGCGAGGCGTTTTCTTCGGTATCACCCTGCGCTCCGACCGAGCGCACTTCGCCCGCGCGATACTGGAGGGAGTGGCTTTTGGCTTGCGCGATTCGTTTGAAATCCTGAGTGAGATGGGCTTGCCGATTACGCAGGTACGGGCATCTGGCGGCGGAGCACGCAGTGCGGTGTGGCGGCAAATCCTCGCCGACGTATCGGGCTATGACCACGTGACCATCAACGTGGACGAAGGGCCGGCCTTTGGTGTGGCGCTACTGGCAGGTGTGGGCACGGGCGTGTGGAAGAGCGTTCCCGAAGCCTGCCATGCCACGATCGAGGTGGTCAGCAACACACCCACCAACCCTGATGCCCATCGTGCCTACGAGGCGTATTATGCACTCTACCGCAAGCTGTACCAGCACCTGAAGGCGGACTTCGCCGAGGTGGCGGGGTTGATGCAGTAGAACTCTGTCGATGCTTTGCCCGGTGAGTCACCGGGAACAGTGGGGGGCGGTTCGGATGTAACGCCCCCCGTAATCTACTTCCGAATACATATCACGGCGGTGAAGATACAATGAACGACAGTGCGCGCTGGCAAAAGGTTCAGTTACTTCTGGAACAGGGTATCGCGACAAACATCTACTCCTGCTGTGTGGTAGCGGTGGGCGATTCGAAGTCGGTATGGCATACCGCCAGCGCGGGGCTGGCAGACCCAGAACAGGGAACACCCGCTGACAGCGGCACGCTGTTTGACCTCGCCTCGCTCACCAAGCCGGTAGCCTGCGCCTCCAGCGTGATGGCTCTGGTGGAAGAAGGGGTGCTGCAGCTGGAGGATCCGGTGTCGTCGCTGATCGGTGAGGCTCCAGCGTGGTTCAAGCGCATACGCCTGCGGCATCTGCTCACGCACACTTCGGGCTTGCCTGCCTGGAAGCCCTTCTACGAGCAGGCACAGGGCGATGGGCTCGTACAGGCGGTGCTACAAACGCCCCCTGCGCGCCTGCCAGAGGTAGACTACGAATACAGCGACCTGAACTATATCCTGCTGGGCGAGATTGTCCGTCGTACCTCCGGTAAAAGCCTCGCCGACTACGCGCGGGAGCGCATTTTCCTGCCCGCCGGAATGCTGGCAACCCTGTATAACCCGGGCGAGCACCTTCTGCCCCGCGTAGCAGTGACCGCAAACTGCCCCTGGCGCAAAGGACAGACCCTGGGCGGGCAGGTGCATGACGCTAACGCGTGGGCAATGGGCGGCGTGAGCGGGCACGCGGGACTGTTCTCCACCGCGAACGACCTCGCCCGCTTCTGCCAGATGCTGCTGCGGGGAGGCGACGGTGTGCTGGGAAGGATGACCATCGAGCAGATATTCCACAATCAGATACCGGGCATCGGTGGACAGAGCTTCGGCTGGTTCACCCACCCCAACGAACTGCTTCCCCGCGCCAATCTGCTTCCCGAAAGCTGTATCGGGCACTCGGGCTTCACAGGCACAGCAATCCTGCTGAATCGGCAGCCCGAGTTTTTCGTGGTGCTGCTGAGCAACCGCGTATACTGCGCCTACGAGGGAGAACGCTGGCTGCCCTATCGTCGGCAGATATTAAACGCCGTTAGCGCGGTCATCGGTTGAAGCGAGACGCCAGTTGCCCTCACCCCCTGCCCCTCTCCCGACGCTGCGGGAGAGGGGTGTTTGCCCTCACCCCAGCTCCTCCCCCGACGCTGCGGGAGAGGGGTGTTTGCCCTCACCCCAGCTCCTCCCCCGACGCCGCGGGAGAGGGGTGTCCTGCACTCCCCCTTCCCTCGCAGGGAAGGGGGCTGGGGGGTTAGGTGAACCGACGTTGCCCTCACCCCTGCCCCCTCTCCCGACGCTGCGGGAGAGGGGAGAGCTGGCAGCAGGCACGGCAGTTGCCTGTGTGTCGCTACGTCAATGCCATCGGCATCAGCACGCAAAGGTAGTTGTCCTGGTCTGCCGGGCGGATGACCGCCGGACGCAGCGACTCCGTGAGTTCCAGATGCACCCCTTCGGAGTCGATCACGCTCAGCACGTCGATCAGATAGCGCGCGTTGAATGCCACTGTGATGTCGTCGCCCTCGCGCACCACCTCTACCTCCTCGTGCGCCTTGCCCGATTGCCCGCTTTCCGCTTCGATAATCAGATACTCACCGTTCGTGCTGAGGATGACGCGGTTGCTGATATCGCGAGCCACGAGACTGGCGCGGCGCACGGCGCGCAGAAACTCTTCGGTCGTGAGCGTCAGCCGCTTCGTGTAGGTGGTGGGGATGACGCGCTGGTATGCCGGGAACTGCCCGTCGATCAGGCGGGTAATCAGGAAAGTGCGGCGAGGGTCATCCACCGGTCGGAAGGATGCCTGATTGCGCCCGATTTGCACCTCAACCTCGCCCTCGTAGTCGCCCACAATGCGCGCCAACTCGTTCATGGCACGCGCGGGTATCACTGCAGTGAGCGGTGTTTCCAGAGCATTTGTTCCCGCGAGGTGCGAGCGCACGGTTAACCGGTGTGTATCGGTCGCCACCATGCGCAGGGTGACGCCGTCGTATTCGACCAGCACGCCGGTCAGTATGGCACGGGTTTCCTCGGTGCTCACCGCGAAGATGGTCTGTTTAATCATCTCTTTGAGTGTATCGGCGGGCACGGCGAAGGAGGTGGCTTCGCTCACCTCGGGCAAAGAGGGATACTCCGCAGGCGACAGCCCCAGCAGCTTGTACTCTGACCGCTCGCAGCTGAGCAGCACAGCATGGGTAGCGTCATCGCTCAACTTGACCTCGGCATCGGGCAGAGACGACAACACCTCCTGCGTCAGCTTGGCAGGCGTCGTGGCATCGCCGGGCATCTCCACGGTGGCAGGCACGAAGCACTCGATGCCGATTTCGAGGTCAGTAGCGGTCAGTTTCAAACCGTCGCCATCGGCACTCAGATGAATGTGTTGCAGGATGGGCAGGGAGCTGCGTCCGCTTACCGCGTGCGCCACGGTCTGTACGCCCTCCAGCAGTTCTTTACGGGTGGTGATAACCTTCATGATGAACCTCCTCACTCCTCGAAGTCTTCGGGTAGCAACGGCAGAGAGAACGGCTCCTCCGGCTGGTGCACCTGTTGCAGATGCGGGAAGCGCTCCGCGATGTGGCGCAATACGCGCTCGCCGATCTGTTCCGACACCATCGGCGTCTCCACCCCCTGCCGGAGCAGCTGTCGTGCCTGCTCCAGCGAGCGCGCCTCATACGCGCAGGCAGGACAACGCAGCAGGTGTCTTTCGATGCGTTGCATCATGCTCTCGGTGAGCTCCTGGTCCATGTAGTTACCCAGTAGCTCGCGCACTTCGGTGCACTTCATGTCTCTTCCCCCCACTCTTCCGAGAGCGCGTCGCGCAGAGCCGTCCGGGCGCGGTATAACATGCCCTTCACGGAGGGCACGCTACGCCCTAATATTTGCGCCACCTCCTTCGCGGTGAACTCTTCCACATCGCACAACAGCAGCACCGTCTGATACTCCTCTGGCAACTGTTTCAGAGCCCGCTGCACCGCGACGCGCAGCTCAATCTCAGCGGTGTCTCCCCCCCACGCAGGCTCGCCTCCGTCTTCCAGTCGCAGCAGGCGAGGCTGTCGCAGGCGGTCGATACAACAGTTGCGTGCGATGCGAAACAACCAGGCTTTGAAGGTGCCCTCCGCACGATAGCCCATACATCCTTCGAAGGCGCGGAGAAACACTTCGGACAGCACCTCTTCGGCATCCGCACGGTTGCCCAGCAGGCGCGTGGCATACGCCAGCACGGCGTCGGCGTAGCGCCAGAACAGCGTTTCCACCGCCTGCATATCGCCCGCACGGAACCGCGCGACCAGTCGTGACTCTTCACTCTCTCTACCGTTTTCCATAACACAAGACGTATGGGAGGTTCAAAAAGCACCGCGGCGGGTGCAAATTCCTTGCAGATTGTAACCACCTTTGGACGTGGTGTCAAGGGTGTCACCGATACCCGTACTCTTGCGGTGCAGCATTTCTGCGCAAACTGCCGATAATGGGAGCGTACAAATACTTCGTGTGAGGGCAATTGTATGAGCAGCCATGAGACGCTCACCGAGCTGGTGGAGGTTTTGATCGACAAAACCCGTGACAAACGCCTGATGTGGGAGCCAGTTGGTGAAGCAGACACCTACGCCACCGTCATCGATGGCTCCTATACGTTGCGGGTGTATCGAGATGACGATGAGGTATGCCTGGTGTTGCGCGAGATGCACTCTCCCGAAGCGATTACCCTCTTCGCGCACAACCAGATTGACCACGAGCGACTGGAACTGCTCCATCGTGTAGTGCGTGAGAACGCGCTGCGCTACGATGAGAAAATCGCGCAGGTGGTGGAGATTTTGAAGGCGCTGTAGCATCTAGCGCAGCACGTGCCGCAAGAAGAAGAACAGGTTCGCAGGGCGCTCTGCCAGCCTTCGGGTGAAGTAGGGATACCACGCCTCCCCGTAGGGCACATACACGCGCATCTGGTAGCCCTGAGCCACCAGCTGCTCCTGCAGGTCGCGCCGGATGCCATACAGCATCTCGAACTCGAACCGCTGAGGCGGAATGTCGTTCTCGCGGGTGAAGGCAATGGCATCGCGGATGATGCTTTCGTCGTGCGTGGCAATGGCAGGGCGATGCCCGTGTAGCAGTAGATTCCGCATCAGGCGACGGTACGCCTCGTCCACCTGGCGGCGTTTGGGATAGGCGACGCTCGCAGGCTCCGCGTATGCCCCCTTGCACAATCGCACCGAAGCCCTGCATCCCACCAGCTGCTGGATGTCCGCCTCGCTGCGGTAGAGGTACGCCTGTATCACAACGCCCAGGTTGGGATACCGATCGTGCAGACTGTAGAAGAGGTCCAGCGTGCGTTGTGTGTATACACTGTTTTCCATATCGATGCGCACAAAGCCGCCAACATCTCCTGCCCGCTGGAGGATGCGTTCCAGGTTCTGTTTGCAGAAGGCTTCGTCGATATCCAGTCCCAGCTGCGTCAGCTTCAGCGATACCTGCACGTCCAGCCCTTGCTGAGCCATTGCTGGCAACACGCGAAGATATTCTTCGACGACCGATTCCGCCATCTGCCGGTCGCGCACGCTCTCTCCCAGATAGTCAATAGAGACGTTCATGCCCCGGGACCGCAGCTGGGAAGCGACGCGCAAGGCATCGGCAAGACATTCTCCGGCAACAAAACGGTCAACCAGTTTACGGAACGGTCGCCCACGGGTAATCCAGTGGCGTACCGGGGGCAAAGAGGCAACTTTCAACACAACGGCACGAGTGAGCATCCTTTCCCTCGGCAGGTGAAGTGTACACCTACAGTATACACTCGAAGGCGGGTGAAGACAATGTTGCCCCGCAGCGGGGGTGAGGGCAAAAATCAAGCCCCCTTTTCGGGGGCTTGATTCATCTGAGGAAATCCGTTGTGCCTTACGCGCGTCGACGACGCAATGCCATGCCAGCAAGTCCGACCACACCCGTAGCCAGCGCGAGCAGGCTACCGGGCTCCGGCACCGGTACCAGGTTCAGCGTGTAGCTACCGCCGGGGCGAGCTGCACTTCCATCGCCCTGAATCACGTACGAGGTGTAGGAAGCACCTGTGCCCGCGTCATGGATGACTACCGGGTAGGGGGAATCTCCCGGCATCAGTCCCGTGTTCTTCAGACTGATGTCGAAGACCTTCTTGCCAGCCGATACATCGATGCCGGTGAGGCTAGCGAAGACGATGCGCAACCCCCATGGGCGCGCCCCGCTCCCTCTCGCCCCTGCTAGAGCCTTAAAGGTTGGGCTGCCGAGGTCGGTCATAATGTTTGTGACCGCAGTGTCCAGTGTCCCATTCAGTTCGATCTCAAGGTCGAGGGGGGTTGCGGAGATGCCCATTCCGTTGGCGCGGTCCCAGCCCAACATGACCTCCAGCCCTTTGACCTGCACATCATGCTGGAACCACACGGAGAGGTTAATGACATCTCCCGGCGCCACCATTAGCTCGGTGAGGGGCGTGCTCTCACCCGCCTTGGAAATCCAGAACTGCAATGCACTGGCGGGGCTGAGGCTGAGCAGCGTCAGCGTCGCGGAAGCGACACCTGCTACGAGCCAGAAGCGTAGACCCTTCATACTCGCCTTCCATCTCCTTTCTTAGAGTGTTACTTGGATGGATTACCTGAGCCTATTGTAGCGCACCGGTACAGGTTTGTCAACAGGGAATCCTTAAACCCACCACAAAATTTTTCGTCCCGCCGTGGCCCTGCGATTTGCAACGAGTGCCGCAACTGCCGGCTCTCCTCTCCCTCAAATCAAACCATTACATGTACTGCATGTGCAAGGCGGACTTCCCTTCCCTCCTCGGGGTAGCAGGGTGCGCCTGCTCAGGCTCTCCATCCCATATATAATGCAAGATTCGTACCGTACAAAGGGTTTTGGGGGGTTTACGGGCAGAAATTTTCGAAAATTGTTTGGCGAGACGCCAATCCGCGTGGTTTTATAGGGCGCAGACAGGTAAAAAATCCCTCTGAACAAGCACTTTCACCATCCGCGCGCACCCTTCTTGCTGAAAACGTGCGAGCTACTGCATCGCCTGACATGCATCTCTAAAAGCCTGCTCCCCGTACTCCTATCACCGACTCCAGCAGTACCACAGTGCAGTAAACCACCACGTCGCCCAGAATCAAC
This window harbors:
- a CDS encoding sugar phosphate isomerase/epimerase; protein product: MEIGILTAPFGGEPLEVVAAFAGEHGFAALEVASGPGSKHIDITNFTQADADRVLELMERRALRISSLAMYTNTTPADPQERARVIDLLKKAVDAAKLLGVDVVCTLGGMPVPGKDKFKTIQEDCMQVFPPVLDYAGERGIKIALENWYATNMQGLEHWKCMFDAIPHENFGLNFDPSHLIWQGIDYIAAVHHFGKRIFHTHAKDTEIREDKLRWLGNQAHGWWRYVIPGFGAVRWGEYIGALRAVGYDGVLSIEHEDSAFGREEGFLAGKRYLSQFV
- a CDS encoding RNA polymerase sigma factor — protein: MENGRESEESRLVARFRAGDMQAVETLFWRYADAVLAYATRLLGNRADAEEVLSEVFLRAFEGCMGYRAEGTFKAWLFRIARNCCIDRLRQPRLLRLEDGGEPAWGGDTAEIELRVAVQRALKQLPEEYQTVLLLCDVEEFTAKEVAQILGRSVPSVKGMLYRARTALRDALSEEWGEET
- a CDS encoding beta-lactamase family protein, with the protein product MNDSARWQKVQLLLEQGIATNIYSCCVVAVGDSKSVWHTASAGLADPEQGTPADSGTLFDLASLTKPVACASSVMALVEEGVLQLEDPVSSLIGEAPAWFKRIRLRHLLTHTSGLPAWKPFYEQAQGDGLVQAVLQTPPARLPEVDYEYSDLNYILLGEIVRRTSGKSLADYARERIFLPAGMLATLYNPGEHLLPRVAVTANCPWRKGQTLGGQVHDANAWAMGGVSGHAGLFSTANDLARFCQMLLRGGDGVLGRMTIEQIFHNQIPGIGGQSFGWFTHPNELLPRANLLPESCIGHSGFTGTAILLNRQPEFFVVLLSNRVYCAYEGERWLPYRRQILNAVSAVIG
- the dnaN gene encoding DNA polymerase III subunit beta — encoded protein: MKVITTRKELLEGVQTVAHAVSGRSSLPILQHIHLSADGDGLKLTATDLEIGIECFVPATVEMPGDATTPAKLTQEVLSSLPDAEVKLSDDATHAVLLSCERSEYKLLGLSPAEYPSLPEVSEATSFAVPADTLKEMIKQTIFAVSTEETRAILTGVLVEYDGVTLRMVATDTHRLTVRSHLAGTNALETPLTAVIPARAMNELARIVGDYEGEVEVQIGRNQASFRPVDDPRRTFLITRLIDGQFPAYQRVIPTTYTKRLTLTTEEFLRAVRRASLVARDISNRVILSTNGEYLIIEAESGQSGKAHEEVEVVREGDDITVAFNARYLIDVLSVIDSEGVHLELTESLRPAVIRPADQDNYLCVLMPMALT
- the galE gene encoding UDP-glucose 4-epimerase GalE, whose translation is MICVIGGAGYIGSHCVKRLLERGYEVITLDNLEAGHRAAVVGGDFVQGDYTSREVLDALFTSYPIECVMHFAAYASVADSMTDPAKFYRLNVVGGYTLLEAMREHHVPYLIFSSSAATYGEPQQIPIPEDHPQQPTNAYGETKRAFEQMLRWYDMAFGLRSISLRYFNAAGADPEGQLGEDHHPETHLIPLVLLTALGKHPVIRIFGTDYDTPDGTAIRDYIHVTDLADAHILAYEALKRGAPTTAYNLGNGLGYSVREVIRTAEEVVGHPVPQEEAPRRAGDPARLVASAERARRELGWRPQYAELHTIIETAWRWHSAHPDGYGDRA
- a CDS encoding zf-HC2 domain-containing protein, with translation MKCTEVRELLGNYMDQELTESMMQRIERHLLRCPACAYEARSLEQARQLLRQGVETPMVSEQIGERVLRHIAERFPHLQQVHQPEEPFSLPLLPEDFEE
- a CDS encoding sugar phosphate isomerase/epimerase, whose protein sequence is MKLGFVSAILPDLSLQEVMQFAAEEGFDCVEIMCWPVGKAERRYAGVTHIDVATLDDAKIAEIKALCERTGVSISGLGYYPNVLSPNPEEASACLEHLKKVIAASAKLGIGLVNTFIGRDWTRSVEDNWARFVEVWKPLIGYAESLGVRIGIENCPMLFTRDEWPGGKNLATSPAIWRRMFAEIPSDYFGLNFDPSHFVWQQMDYLKPLREFSHKLFHIHAKDARVDRHRLDEVGILATPLEYHVPKLPGLGDVDWGKFFSVLSDVGYEGPVCIEVEDRAYEKTLETRKHALCQSARYLRQFMSGGR
- a CDS encoding proline dehydrogenase family protein, which translates into the protein MLTRAVVLKVASLPPVRHWITRGRPFRKLVDRFVAGECLADALRVASQLRSRGMNVSIDYLGESVRDRQMAESVVEEYLRVLPAMAQQGLDVQVSLKLTQLGLDIDEAFCKQNLERILQRAGDVGGFVRIDMENSVYTQRTLDLFYSLHDRYPNLGVVIQAYLYRSEADIQQLVGCRASVRLCKGAYAEPASVAYPKRRQVDEAYRRLMRNLLLHGHRPAIATHDESIIRDAIAFTRENDIPPQRFEFEMLYGIRRDLQEQLVAQGYQMRVYVPYGEAWYPYFTRRLAERPANLFFFLRHVLR
- the xylB gene encoding xylulokinase → MAYLLGVDVGTSGTKALLIDQSGKVVARAVSEYPLYTPKPLWAEQEPADWWRATCESIREVLRQSGITGEEVQGVGLSGQMHGSVFLDENNQVIRPAILWCDQRTAAECAWITETVGRERVVELTSNPVLTGFQAGKIIWLRNNEPEAYARVRRVLLPKDYIRYLLTGEYATEVSDASGTSLFNVRKRQWADEVLDAIGIPREWMPKVYESPEITGRITAEAAAATGLKEGTPVVGGGGDQAAGAVGNGIVETGVVSVSVGTSGVVFAFADEPVVDPGLRTHTFCHAVPGKWHVMGVMLSAGGSLRWWRDAFATEEKSVASAMGVDPYELITAEAAQAPLGTEGLIFLPYLTGERTPHADPHARGVFFGITLRSDRAHFARAILEGVAFGLRDSFEILSEMGLPITQVRASGGGARSAVWRQILADVSGYDHVTINVDEGPAFGVALLAGVGTGVWKSVPEACHATIEVVSNTPTNPDAHRAYEAYYALYRKLYQHLKADFAEVAGLMQ
- the deoC gene encoding deoxyribose-phosphate aldolase; amino-acid sequence: MDYTYRDIAKMIDHSLLNPALTDAELEAGCWLAREYDVASVCIKPYYLKRCADLLAGSEVLPSTTIGFPHGGHTTAIKVAEAKQALDDGGIELDMVVNIGKVLSGDWNYVRDDIRAVVEVTHERGGIVKVIFENCYLQDEHKIRLCEICAEVGADFVKTSTGFAPGGATIEDLKLMRKHSPPHVQVKAAGGIRTLDALLDVRAIGVTRVGATRTVEILEECKRRLEAGSRAD